A single genomic interval of Aureliella helgolandensis harbors:
- the ppk1 gene encoding polyphosphate kinase 1, with translation MAIESQNYINRELSWLAFNQRVLEQAKSTHVPLLERLKFLAISSSNLDEFFMVRVGGLLLQLKAAVASTDPAGMTVRAQLKAVRARTAEMIEGQYNCFLNQLEPALRQEGIERVTLKNASVKHQEAANLVFDEEIFPVLSPMAIHSAEDFPLLANHALYVCAQIATEGSDSHRFVIIPLGKVIPRVITLPAENGFRFAMLEDVVCHFIQSFFTGEQVVSAAAFRITRNADVSIQEDAAADLLHGMKELLQQRKTADCVWLEVDQDAAPEIRKFLQTCLEVTDRETCLAPNPLDLSAFMQFTDLEGYDHLRDPTWTPQKSPQIDPTVSMFTTISEGDLVLNHPYESFEPVVRLIEEAAEDPDVLAIKQTLYRTSRNSPIVNALRKAAERGKYVTALVELKARFDEARNIEWAQELEEAQVQVVYGVKYLKTHSKVCIIVRREPRGIVRYMHFGTGNYNETTARFYSDISYMTCNDELGTDTSAFFNAVTGYSQPQPYNALEAAPIGLRKKLLELIAAEIERKKQGQSASIAAKLNSLVDPQLIEALYQASQAGVNVRLNVRGICCLRPGVPGLSENISVISIVDRILEHARMVYFEHGGDDLMFISSADWMPRNLDKRIELLVPIEHVGSKKRLIGILENYFKDTSHAWELQPDGCYIRRTSPSGRSFRVQEHFYKKACNAIKDAEQKRRTMFEPHQPAAKREEV, from the coding sequence ATGGCGATCGAATCCCAAAATTATATCAATCGTGAATTGAGCTGGCTGGCATTCAATCAGCGAGTCTTGGAACAAGCGAAGAGCACGCATGTTCCCTTGCTGGAACGTCTAAAATTCCTAGCCATCTCTAGCAGTAACCTAGATGAATTCTTTATGGTTCGCGTGGGAGGCCTGCTGCTACAACTCAAAGCAGCCGTGGCCTCCACCGATCCAGCTGGCATGACGGTCCGCGCTCAATTGAAAGCCGTCCGCGCGCGAACCGCCGAGATGATTGAAGGCCAATACAATTGCTTCCTCAATCAACTCGAACCCGCCTTGAGGCAAGAGGGGATCGAACGAGTCACTCTCAAAAACGCCAGTGTAAAGCACCAGGAGGCTGCCAACCTTGTTTTCGACGAGGAAATCTTTCCCGTCCTCTCCCCCATGGCAATTCACTCTGCTGAGGATTTTCCACTCCTAGCCAACCACGCCTTGTACGTCTGCGCGCAGATTGCCACCGAAGGCAGCGATTCCCACCGCTTTGTCATCATCCCCTTGGGCAAAGTCATTCCCAGAGTTATCACGCTACCCGCAGAAAATGGCTTTCGATTTGCCATGCTCGAGGATGTCGTCTGCCACTTCATCCAGAGTTTTTTCACCGGAGAGCAAGTCGTCTCGGCAGCCGCCTTTCGAATCACTCGTAACGCCGACGTCAGCATCCAAGAAGATGCCGCAGCGGATCTCCTGCATGGTATGAAAGAATTGCTCCAACAACGCAAAACGGCCGATTGCGTCTGGCTGGAGGTCGATCAAGATGCTGCTCCCGAGATCCGGAAATTCCTCCAAACTTGCCTAGAAGTTACCGATCGCGAGACTTGCTTAGCTCCCAACCCACTCGACCTGTCCGCCTTTATGCAATTCACGGATCTGGAGGGCTACGACCATTTACGGGACCCAACCTGGACACCGCAAAAGAGCCCGCAAATCGACCCGACGGTAAGCATGTTTACGACGATTTCCGAAGGCGATCTTGTACTCAATCATCCCTACGAGAGCTTTGAACCGGTCGTCCGACTGATCGAAGAAGCGGCCGAGGACCCCGATGTGCTGGCGATCAAGCAGACCCTGTACCGCACGAGCCGCAATAGTCCCATCGTCAATGCGCTGCGCAAAGCGGCCGAACGAGGAAAGTACGTCACAGCCCTAGTGGAACTCAAAGCTCGCTTCGATGAAGCCCGCAATATCGAGTGGGCCCAAGAACTCGAAGAGGCGCAGGTTCAGGTCGTTTACGGTGTAAAATACCTTAAGACGCACTCCAAAGTCTGCATCATCGTTCGCCGCGAGCCTCGTGGAATTGTGCGCTACATGCACTTCGGCACCGGAAACTACAACGAAACCACAGCCAGATTCTACAGCGATATTAGCTACATGACCTGCAATGATGAACTGGGAACGGATACCAGTGCTTTCTTCAATGCAGTCACCGGCTACAGCCAACCACAACCCTACAACGCGCTCGAAGCCGCTCCCATTGGACTGCGCAAAAAACTACTCGAACTGATCGCTGCTGAGATCGAACGCAAGAAGCAAGGTCAAAGCGCATCCATTGCCGCCAAACTCAATTCCCTAGTCGACCCTCAATTGATCGAAGCCCTTTACCAAGCTTCCCAAGCAGGTGTCAACGTGCGACTCAACGTACGCGGCATCTGCTGCTTGCGTCCCGGTGTCCCAGGGTTGAGTGAAAACATCTCCGTGATCAGTATCGTCGATCGCATCCTAGAACATGCGCGGATGGTCTATTTTGAGCACGGTGGAGATGATCTGATGTTCATCAGCAGCGCCGACTGGATGCCACGCAATTTGGACAAGCGTATTGAATTGCTCGTTCCGATCGAGCATGTCGGCAGCAAAAAACGGCTTATCGGTATCCTGGAAAACTACTTCAAAGACACCTCTCACGCCTGGGAACTCCAACCAGACGGTTGCTACATTCGACGCACTAGCCCGAGCGGACGCAGCTTCCGAGTCCAGGAACACTTCTACAAGAAGGCTTGCAACGCGATTAAGGATGCCGAGCAAAAGCGGCGGACGATGTTCGAACCCCACCAACCAGCAGCCAAACGCGAAGAGGTTTGA
- a CDS encoding leucine-rich repeat domain-containing protein, whose protein sequence is MNASLSVRQRLHFFIAMLVAIGLMVVVMYLPGDYFQRRAAPPSTLSQGFVDAIQRGGGVVLFSPTDPSSVVSVALRDLVINAELREALSQCTGIERLTLDGASLQPNDCALLDRFPKLSVLSLARSNITDAHIACLPLGIVNLSLNDTSITDASMPHVATMSSLVNLDLTNTEITSEGLQELEPLTSLEKLWVEDTCITTESVQALRRMQPASVDVVVMEGNGKRAYELLTGSKDFKSRGNFRKGYTLWDSDQDWGLTLAGVAEAVVAEADLNSEQAARLRDALTSVIDFKSTKVVLPLVFTYSTSGSPAAGSQIGIEIESAEEFLEVLLEERSSGVITQSLVQYVRERFTASDVPKLLAALDSTPYPSDKRGSAQRLFYVAPFLLVHWGEGLPQVEAELERLLLHESYVVQETTVCAFGYGGARPFYSREEWMPSEASDALAVRKLLPICKGEGQGFRPRGAAWCGLAEIVHRRPQYAEQVVPVLIDALNDLTAFGNYKFGDYFLKLGEVAPDVVVASVPKLRALLESLDVQYFSDPEAESATPNWEHRGHCKVVLASLSAAASPSPELSEEVAIQYLERMGQGQLTGPFAPLLSPDRPAITKRVIEALLDSPDVAKDELEPVVKTIRDWKEA, encoded by the coding sequence ATGAACGCTTCCCTGTCGGTTCGCCAACGCCTACATTTCTTCATCGCGATGTTGGTTGCCATTGGTCTGATGGTAGTCGTTATGTACCTGCCGGGGGATTATTTCCAGCGACGGGCAGCACCTCCCAGTACTCTGTCGCAAGGTTTTGTTGATGCAATCCAGAGAGGTGGGGGCGTCGTGCTGTTCAGTCCAACGGACCCTTCTTCCGTAGTGAGTGTGGCTCTGAGAGACTTGGTTATCAATGCTGAGTTGCGAGAGGCGCTAAGTCAGTGCACAGGAATCGAACGTTTGACGTTGGATGGGGCGAGTTTGCAGCCCAACGACTGCGCGCTGCTTGACCGATTTCCGAAACTGAGCGTTTTATCACTGGCCCGATCTAATATCACCGACGCGCATATTGCCTGCCTTCCGCTAGGTATCGTCAATCTGTCGCTGAATGACACATCGATCACCGACGCGAGTATGCCGCACGTGGCGACGATGAGCAGTCTCGTCAATTTGGATCTTACCAATACCGAAATCACTTCCGAAGGTCTCCAGGAATTGGAGCCATTAACGTCGCTCGAGAAGTTGTGGGTGGAGGATACTTGCATCACTACTGAAAGTGTTCAGGCGTTGCGCCGCATGCAACCGGCCAGCGTGGATGTCGTAGTCATGGAGGGAAATGGGAAGAGGGCTTATGAATTGCTAACCGGCAGTAAGGACTTTAAGAGCCGAGGCAATTTTCGCAAAGGTTACACCTTGTGGGACAGTGATCAGGATTGGGGGCTCACGCTAGCCGGCGTTGCTGAGGCGGTGGTTGCGGAGGCTGATCTCAATTCCGAGCAGGCGGCGCGATTACGCGACGCACTGACATCCGTGATCGATTTTAAATCAACCAAAGTGGTGCTTCCGTTGGTTTTCACTTACTCGACTTCCGGCAGCCCTGCGGCCGGGAGCCAGATAGGGATAGAGATCGAGAGTGCTGAGGAATTCCTGGAAGTACTGTTGGAAGAACGGTCGTCGGGTGTCATCACGCAGTCGTTGGTCCAATATGTCAGAGAGAGGTTCACTGCCAGTGACGTACCAAAACTATTGGCGGCGCTGGACTCTACACCCTATCCGAGTGACAAGAGGGGGAGTGCCCAGAGGCTGTTCTATGTTGCACCCTTTTTGTTGGTTCATTGGGGAGAGGGCTTGCCGCAAGTCGAAGCGGAGCTAGAGCGTTTGTTGCTGCATGAGTCCTACGTTGTTCAAGAAACTACCGTGTGTGCGTTTGGCTATGGTGGCGCGAGACCGTTCTATTCCCGAGAGGAATGGATGCCGAGCGAGGCATCCGACGCGCTCGCCGTCAGAAAGCTTCTTCCTATTTGTAAGGGCGAAGGACAAGGCTTCCGACCGCGTGGTGCGGCCTGGTGTGGCTTGGCGGAGATCGTGCATCGACGGCCCCAGTATGCTGAGCAAGTCGTGCCGGTTCTGATCGATGCGCTCAATGACTTGACTGCCTTCGGCAACTACAAGTTTGGTGACTATTTCTTGAAGCTTGGTGAGGTTGCACCGGACGTCGTAGTCGCGAGTGTTCCCAAGCTGAGGGCCCTGCTCGAAAGCCTCGATGTTCAGTACTTTAGCGATCCAGAGGCAGAGTCTGCTACGCCCAATTGGGAACATCGCGGCCACTGTAAGGTAGTGCTTGCATCCCTCTCGGCAGCAGCTTCCCCGAGTCCAGAGCTGTCGGAGGAGGTAGCAATCCAGTATTTGGAACGCATGGGGCAAGGGCAACTGACGGGGCCTTTTGCCCCTCTGTTGTCTCCGGACAGGCCTGCGATTACCAAGCGAGTGATCGAGGCGTTGCTCGATTCACCTGACGTTGCCAAAGACGAATTGGAGCCGGTAGTCAAAACAATTCGTGACTGGAAAGAGGCGTGA
- a CDS encoding tetratricopeptide repeat protein, with product MVVTWEMLGYVVTWDSLLRILKINRFGVAGHWSACAEFVRVGGAVQGFMKISSKTRLSSKSALSTTRPDSQASRPRRQISRGRKLCFALIPVLALVVLAEFLLMLLGVAPLSSTADPFVGFSNSTPLFSPLPTAPDSSGDDLLSRLEAMQDGAPAVSTDAKPAEEWLATTPSKLVWFNDQSFPRVKRPGTKRIFCLGGSTTFGRPYSDTTSFCGWLREVLNRIDPHTRWEVINAGGVSYASYRVAAIMEELSQYDPDWFIVYSVHNEFLERRTYADLLNRPGWLLTLQSFAAQTRSYSVLDRLYQAARRSADHLPVATQNQLPPEVDERLNHTVGPVDYHRDASWRSGVLRHYEFNLQRMVDIARRCNSQILFITPASNEGSCTPFKSEFSSLQSESQQRILSRVQQGVAALDDADYAAAATLLEEAVELDPAYAETRYRLGQAYVALERFDEAGREFSLAIEEDICPLRAVEEIDSALRRVVAEATQEPRDVWLVDFNEKLHALSEREQGNRILGDRYFLDHVHPTLEIHRQLAVWILEELKVAENGVGAEAWIPVEETVLSESEASIFSRVDLRSHGVALRNLAKVLHWSGKFVEAAPRASDALELLPNDPESRFVLADCLTHMGEIDAALVQYELLFEDYPEWGRGYVYYGALLSRVEEYEKAKGYLMLAVLHKPEDAYVLFELGRVHLALEEWAFAEESLRKADQLYPDDPATLELLATAREKLNRNPSPLR from the coding sequence ATGGTCGTTACTTGGGAAATGCTGGGTTACGTAGTGACGTGGGATAGCTTACTGCGGATTCTTAAGATAAACCGCTTCGGTGTGGCTGGCCATTGGTCTGCCTGTGCTGAGTTCGTCAGAGTAGGGGGGGCTGTCCAGGGATTTATGAAAATTTCATCGAAAACTCGTTTGAGCTCCAAGTCCGCTTTGTCGACTACCCGGCCGGATTCTCAAGCCAGTCGGCCGCGTCGCCAGATTTCGCGTGGCCGCAAATTATGCTTCGCGCTCATCCCTGTGCTCGCATTAGTCGTTTTGGCAGAGTTCCTGCTCATGCTGCTGGGGGTCGCTCCATTGTCAAGCACCGCCGATCCGTTTGTAGGGTTTAGCAATAGTACTCCATTGTTCTCTCCCCTGCCCACGGCCCCCGATAGCTCTGGCGACGATCTCTTAAGCCGCTTAGAAGCCATGCAGGACGGTGCCCCTGCCGTCTCTACGGACGCCAAACCAGCCGAGGAGTGGCTGGCGACGACTCCCAGCAAGCTCGTGTGGTTCAACGACCAGAGTTTTCCTAGGGTGAAGCGACCGGGCACGAAGCGGATCTTTTGCTTGGGTGGATCGACTACTTTTGGGCGGCCCTATTCCGATACAACCAGTTTTTGTGGATGGTTGCGTGAAGTGCTAAATCGGATCGATCCCCACACGCGGTGGGAGGTTATCAATGCGGGTGGAGTGAGCTACGCGAGCTACCGTGTAGCCGCGATCATGGAAGAGTTGTCGCAGTACGATCCCGACTGGTTTATTGTCTACAGCGTTCACAATGAATTCCTCGAACGCCGAACCTACGCTGACCTGCTCAATCGCCCGGGCTGGCTGCTGACGCTGCAGTCATTCGCGGCTCAGACACGTTCTTATTCGGTCTTGGATCGCTTGTATCAGGCCGCCAGACGCTCGGCAGATCATTTGCCGGTCGCCACACAGAATCAGTTGCCACCGGAGGTTGACGAACGACTCAACCATACCGTGGGACCGGTGGACTACCATCGCGACGCCTCGTGGCGCAGCGGTGTATTGCGCCACTATGAATTCAACCTTCAGAGAATGGTGGATATCGCCCGCCGGTGCAATTCTCAAATTCTGTTTATCACGCCTGCCTCCAACGAAGGTTCGTGCACGCCATTCAAAAGTGAATTTAGCAGCCTGCAAAGCGAGTCGCAGCAGCGTATTTTATCCAGGGTACAGCAGGGGGTCGCGGCACTCGATGATGCGGACTATGCTGCTGCGGCGACGTTGTTGGAGGAAGCTGTGGAGTTGGATCCGGCCTACGCCGAAACTCGCTATCGACTTGGTCAAGCCTACGTGGCACTGGAGCGGTTCGATGAAGCGGGACGAGAGTTCTCGCTGGCAATTGAAGAGGATATTTGTCCACTGCGCGCGGTTGAGGAGATCGACAGCGCGTTGCGTCGGGTCGTAGCCGAAGCAACGCAGGAGCCACGCGATGTATGGCTGGTCGATTTTAACGAGAAATTGCACGCCCTGAGTGAGCGAGAGCAGGGGAACCGCATCTTAGGAGATCGCTACTTTCTAGATCACGTCCATCCGACTCTCGAGATCCATCGACAGTTGGCGGTGTGGATTTTGGAGGAGTTGAAAGTGGCAGAGAATGGAGTGGGGGCCGAGGCCTGGATCCCCGTGGAGGAAACCGTCTTGAGCGAGTCTGAAGCGTCCATCTTCTCTCGCGTTGATCTGAGGAGCCATGGAGTGGCTCTCCGCAATCTGGCCAAAGTTTTGCATTGGTCGGGTAAGTTCGTGGAGGCGGCACCGCGAGCTAGCGATGCACTCGAGTTGTTGCCCAATGACCCGGAGAGTCGTTTTGTGCTGGCCGATTGTTTGACCCACATGGGAGAGATCGATGCAGCCCTGGTGCAATACGAATTGTTGTTCGAAGACTATCCTGAATGGGGCCGCGGCTACGTTTACTATGGCGCACTTCTATCCCGAGTGGAGGAGTACGAGAAGGCTAAGGGGTATTTGATGCTGGCGGTACTCCACAAGCCTGAGGATGCGTACGTTCTCTTTGAGCTAGGTAGAGTCCATTTGGCACTGGAGGAATGGGCGTTTGCCGAAGAGTCGCTGCGCAAAGCCGACCAACTCTACCCAGACGATCCGGCTACGCTGGAGTTGTTGGCGACGGCGAGAGAGAAATTGAATCGCAACCCGTCCCCGCTGCGTTGA